tcctcaaatattgggttagccgagttaccaataactaccaagttacctcacatgtcgggtgacccaagtctaacccgcgcaaaatattttatcaaaatataaaccagagtttataattcccaaaatcactttgataaaataaatatatttatatccaattataaactatagtttataattatagaatcaactttggtaaaataataaatcaatatttaaaacagaacccaatagctttaacttaaAGTAACCCCAGTTACAAccaatttacttaattaaaataaattaagaaagaaattcaaaatctCAAACGACAAATTGACACGCTCAgtcaatatttaaaataaaatttaattacctaagtaattaataaattcaaacaaaaccCGTCgctaaaataattagaaaaataattaaaagctaaattaGAAATTTAGTCACATTGGCACTctaagccaaaatctcaaaataacaattaaataataattaaaaataattattactttaataactcaaatattatttttaggttttttaaaaaataattttattaattttgacaatctttcaaattaaaatgaaatctccaatttagaaatcaaagtcaataattcaattaaatctaaaatcatttaaattataaaaagattgatattaaatctaaatttaaaataataatgcccaaagtaaatatcaaattataaataataatattattaaatagcCAAAATATAAGTCAAAACTAAatccataatttaaaaaatcaaaatcaattataaggtaattaaataataacttaaagaACCATTTATATTAATCTAAAACAAATCAGTGACCTAAAAGGTCCTTATGCCAAAAACCAAATACACACAGCCAATGAGACCCTGACacctcatcatcatcattaaCACAACAAGGCCATCAAACATAAACAGCAACTTATCATTTGCATAAAGAACAGAACAACGAACTTAACTTTTCACAATTCACTAAATCATTAACAACCCAAAATGAATTAAGAAAATCAAATAAGATCAAGGCTTCAAAAGGGTACTGGAACTCAAGGTAACATAGTTAATTCCTTGGAAAACAAAAAGAATATCGGCAGTAAGAATTAAAAAGTAACAGTTAAGAACAATTGAAAACAGTGATACGACGACGATTTAAACGAGATTATTTACGTACCGTTCTGCAAAAACAAAAGAGCAAAGTTGTAGAGGAATGAGTCTACTTCCACGGAGACGAGACGGTTCCGAATTCGATCTAGAAACGGCTATGAAAGGATCGAAAAACAAAGGTGtcgttttagaaattaaaacaacgaataacttgaaaacggtaaaacggcagCGGCTATAACAGAAAGGAAaacgtaccgttttgcaaaacTAATGTTGAGAATCATAGATAATCGAGTCTATAAAGACTGAGAGGAAACGGTTCTGAAATACACGCtaaaacgagagagaacgaatcACAATACGGAGGTGTCGATTAAAGCTTGAAAACAGAAAACTAAGATCAAGACTTACCGATTTCTGCAGAAGATTGAGATGAATTAGGAGATGAATTTCAGTGAGTTTTGAAGAATAAAATGACGTCTAGGGTTGATGTGAATGAGGGGGAGAATTTGGGTAAGAAACGCAAATATATAAGGTAAGACAATTAGGTTACATTGATGCCAAATATGGCACTAGAGTATGTCCCGTTTGAGAACATGAAGTCTCAAACGAGACAGCCCACAAGGAgcaaggtctcgttcgagacctcatggtctcgaacgagacacaaCGAGCAAATTAACTGGTCTCGTTTCAAACGAGACCTGACCCAAAAAAATGGGTTGAACCGAGTTTGGTTCAACCCTAACCTGATTCAACTGCGACTTGAACCAGACCAAACTTAAATCGAACCACGAAACAACcgtaaaccaaaccaaaaattaCTCAAATCAAGAATCCTCTCACGAAACCACAAATGACCCGAATTAAATACCGGAATCtcttaacaataaaaattaaaatttttacggggtattacaatggCCTTCGCCACTCTGTTGTAACGTGTGCTAAACTTCCTGCAGATTTCCTACTTAATGCATCAGCCACCATATTGGCTTTACCCGGATGATATTGTATAGTGCAATCGTAATCCTTAAGCAACTCTAGCCATCTCCTTTGTCTGAGTTTCAATTCACGTTGGTCAAAGATATAcctcaaacttttatgatccgtgaatatctcgcacgttgcaccgtacaagtaatgtctccagatttttaATGCAAAGATTACTGCTGCTAATTCCAAGTCATGAGTAGGATAGttcacttcatgctttttcagttggcgagaagcataagctattactcgtccatgttgcattaaAACACATCCTAAACCAACCCTTGAAACATCACAGTAAACAGTGAATCCTTCAATACCTTCTGGTAATGCTAGCACTGGAGCTGTCGTTAGACACTCCTTCAGTTTCTGAAAATTGTTATTGCATTTCTCTATCCATTCGTACTTTGCAtttttctgagttaacttcgtcaatggTGCAGAGATTTTtgagaaatcttgcacaaatcttctgtagtatcctgctaaaccaaggaaactacgAATTTCAGTCACTGAAGTTGGTCGTTTCCATTCCACAACCACTTCAATCTTCTTTTGATCTACTTTAATTCCACTTTGAGACAcaacatgtcccaaaaatgccacttcttctaaccaaaattcacactttGAGAACTTGGCGTACAATTGATGCGCCCTCAATTTCTGAAGAACTAGGCGCAAATGATGTGCATGCTCCTCCTCCGTACGCGAGtaaatcaaaatatcatcaataaaaacaattacaaactgatccaagaatggtttgaatatcctattcatcaaatccatgaaagccgcCGGCGCGTTCGTCAATCCAAATAACATAACTAGGAACTCGTAGTGACCATACCGAGTCCTAAAAGCAGTTTTCAAAACATCATCCTCTCGGATCTTTAACTGATGATATCCTGATCGcaagtcaatcttagaaaagtACTTTGCTCCTTGTagttgatcgaacaaatcatcaattctTGGCAATGGGtacttgttcttgattgtaactttgttcagctgtctgtagtctATACAGAGCCGAAACGATCCGTCcttctttttaacaaataaaacagGTGCTCCCCATGGTGAAACACTCGATCTGATAAAACCACAATTAAGTAGTTCCTCTAGTTGATTTTTCAGTTCCTTtaactctgctggcgccatcCGATAAGGAGGTATTGATATCGGTTTGGTACCAGGAGCTAACTCAATACAGAACTCTATCTCCCTATCTGGTGGTAATCCTGGTAATTCGtctggaaaaacatctggaTACTCCATTACCACCGGTACATTCTGTAAAGTTCCTTGAGCTTTCTCTGCATCCAACACAATAGCTAAGAATGCTTGACATCCTTTTCTCATCATTCGTTGAGCTTTCATAGCTGAGATTATGCTAGTAGTGGATTTCAATTTTTCACTTTGAATTGGAACCATCTCAATTCCAGGGGTATTGAATGTCACTAACTTCTCGCGACAATCCACACTCGCATAATGTCGAGCTAACCAATCCAtgcctaatataacatcaaatgctAGTACTTCTAGCAAAATTAGATAGGCAAGCAACTCTCGTCCTTGAacattcacaggacaagacAAATAAACTATGTCTGCATCCATAATTTCACCTATTGGCGTGGATACTGATAATGGACTCTTCAAGTAAGCGGGTTGCTTTCCCATCTTGATCACAAAACTTGGTGAAACAAACGAATGTGTCgcacccggatcaaataatACTAAAGCATCCATAGAGGCTATAGTAAAAATACCTTGCACAACTGCATTAGATGCTTGAGCCTCTTGTGGGTTTAGTGCGAACACCCTGGCTTGACTCCCCTCCGCTTGAGAGTTCTGGACAGTTCCTCTTCCTccaccatttcttcctccacctCGATTATTGCCAAAATATCTTCCTCTCTGACTAGTAAATGTACTACCAGTTTGACCTTGCCCAGATGCCGCCGGAAACATAGGTCTCCGATGCTGCTGAAAAGGTTGAGCAACACTGGCAGCAGACCCTTGTGCTCCTGACATCGGACACTGTTTTGCATAATGGCCTGGTTGGCCACAAACAAAGCACGCTCCTGGAGCAAGATGACACACTCCATAGTGCCTCCTCCGACAATTCTGGCAATATGGAGTTAAAACTCCAGAACTTCCTGAGCTACGTCCACTTGAACTAGCTCCAGGGGTATTGAAAGGCTTATTACTCttccctttaaattttttatgtcgCGGTCCAGTaaaaccacttggattaaaccaCATTTGTGTATTGGCTGTCGCACCAACTTGATCACTCCTTGTTGACATTGGTGCAGTAGAATTTACAATCCTGCCAAACTGTACCAACGAAGTCTCCATCTGACTTGCACTGTCTATCAGTTGGATCAAATCTCGGTTCACGTCAGAAACAAGGCTAATAAACTCGGGTCCTAAACCCTTGATGAAACTAGCATTCGCCCTTGCTGGATCAGCCATCAAATCAGGTGCAAATCTTCCCAACCTagtgaactccgtcacatattCTTGCACTGGCCTATTTCCTCTTCTCAAATTCAACAATTGATCTCGATAACTCTCGTTCACAGAAAATGGCAGATAAAATTCTCTGTACCGATTAACAAACTCTGCCCAGGCCATTTGATTCATCGTAGGTTGAATTATACGTCGAAACCAATCTTTTgctggtcctttcattgacatttcaacTAACAAGATTGACTGTCTCTCGTCAGCCTGCAAACGTCTTGCATTACGCTCAACTTCCATAAGAAAATCTAATGCATCGCCTAAACCATCAAATTCTGTTGGTTTGAgccgcatataagccaaaacactGTCTCTATCGACATTTGCACCAACACGCTGTTGTTGTTGCAATAGTTGCTCCCTACGCATAGCCTGATTCTCCACTTGGTTAGCCTGCATAGCTGCAACTCCAGCTAAGAACTGATTAAAGTCAAAGCCTAGTGCATTAGGTTGTTGTGGCATCCCAGGAGCCTGAACTGGTTCCTGTTCCTCCACAGCTTGACCTCTAGCTCTACCTCTAGGTCTACCACGCCCACGGCCTCTACCTGTTACGTTGGACGGTTCATGTTGCTCTATATGCACAGACGACTCATCATGAGCCTCTTCATGTGCATCTCGTATCATCGCAGCTCGACCGCGAGTTTGTCTTTGGTCAGCCATCCTATCCAAATCAAACCACACTGCAATCAAACGAAGAGTAACAAATACAAATCTAACATAAACGCATATAACCATCTCTATGGTCGCACCTCACGTGCTTATGCGTTTCACAATATATAACTTATATCAAACTCATTCTATATTCACAACTTAAAGGAAAAGCtgaatatttcaaaattaaatgatGACATATCAAGGACATGACTCAAATcctattgctgcagtagttccttagACTCTATTACTCGAGTATCGGCAATGTTATTGTAGACATTCTAGTTCtacaacattgctctgataccaactttgtcacgacccgatttccacctaGAAACTCGTGCcgagaccggcgttagggaatgggaatggttgttccgaaacccgtagcaagcctaggaaaaacagtaaaaacttttcgcgttttgaaaacataaaaggtctcaatcttttctcgcaagtatttgaaaaccttcagATAAATgtgtaatcaaaaccatgcaaTTGCATTTCTGAACTCAGGGTAATACGTGTACACTGCACACATCTTGACACAACCCTGTCCGaaaacaatgccagcggtgcaaaccagaTATCACATTAGATAACCGGTTTAAGCATGCCaaataattaatcacaaagcttttatcaaaaccaggtttcatataaacaactggcaaaagcccttttgtATGAAACATGCTTTTGCCCCAAAATGATACCgacagtagtttcatatcagagtttaagcatttacaattgACCTTTATtgttcggagctagaactactctgcagctctagagtgacctttatttagttTCAACTTCCGGAGAAAAAATTGGAAGTTTTGTCacatcaaaatatcatttacctgtgaaaagggaaatcaacgggggtcaaatattagtgaattcacatagttactcaagcatattaataaaagcagaaatcgcatgtaaacacactttgtgcaaccaaataaccgatccaaatgaaacccttagagaaaccccatttggttaactgtgGTTAATACCACAGTACATGCTCTCTcgtttaacacaggatgaaatgtgaactcattcatcttatctctgtgtaaggtttgctgggccgtaaaCTGATTTACTGGCTTcccaggataacctgttaggtctaggccgctttgcaagcatatggccaaagaacccaactagtatgcaatgcaatgatttattaataccggtgatcacacagttctattgttgcccaatagatagcacgttccagtggatctatatattggttttaaatcgactctatgcaatACAATTTCAAACAcgtttttagttataaatgtattggcattaatattcaaaagtaaatatgtaaACTCACAAAACtgttatccacaaaacagttctcgatcaccctctactctcctggtccggtagcttgcttgctcgtcggatctagttagaaaacaattattaaacacaattgaaaTATGATTTCTAATTATAAAGAATAAACTATATTGACATTACTAGATATATAACATATCTAGTCTATACTCATTCTTAATctcaactcatagtcctctaactattaatcactttgattaatagagaATCGAATTAAAACGTctctaagttttaattaattgaacttcattaaacgtcctagttcttTTTAGTCCTTATTGACCGTACcgttcaaaattattcaaaactCGTCGGTTCGAAACCCGAcgtgcgaaagcacgtcggaaacgcGCACTGGCGAGAggccctgtgcgcccgcacagtgtccCTGTGCGTCCGCAGAGGtgactgtgcggtcgcacaagtgactgtgcggtcgcacagtctCAAAgagactgtgcgctcgcacagtcggGCTGTGCGTGCGCACAGCCTAGGCTGTGGGAACTCCGTTCCCGGGCCAATTTCCGTCGATCTACACCCATTTTTCGATCCAAAACGCATATACAAACACCAATTCATCCATTTCCgctatcggaacgtaaaatcattacgtatacgttcgattcgatacggtaaccgttatatattcaaaaataatccattttctatatattcaaattcaaaataacagTTATAACTTTGATTAATAATagattaccgaagaaatttgagttagaaacgagaaatcggATCGAAATCGTCGAACCTACCCTCGCCGTCGCAATCGCCGTTCTCTGAACTCCAAAATCTAATGTTTTGGTTTTCTGTTTCAAATGAAACAATTCATCTGAATTGTTTCATgatatagtttggttaaattcCAAACTAGTCCTTAGGTattcacgcgttactttaacccaaattcttatatactcgtccgtaactaaaacggacaatgaactccaaattttatgaaattttaatcacgaatcccataattcgtaattagaataaaaacgtaatttttattctcacgggacttatattttatctttaataaatcattaaagatttattagggctaaattagacccacttaataaaatttctatctctaaattttataaaattttaggggtaactttctaaaaatatttcgtgaatattgactccaacaatattcacacgggacttataaattatcctattttaatttataagcatttcttaattcccgttagttaaaatataattatccaaattttatattttaacttctataactattttatattttcggagatactataaattaaatttatccttaaatttaatttacgttctcctggtcctataaattattccttacgtggaataatttaatcctttaattttatggGGCATTacacaaacgtttcatctttttagcgatttaagccaaacctttataaacgctatgaaacaaaaccaaatgtttcacctttttagcaatttaagccaaatgtttacaaacgatacgaaacaaatccaagtgtttcaccttttaagcgatttaagccaaacgtctacaaacgctacaaaacaaatccaaatgtttcacctttttagcgatttaagccaaacgtttacaaacgttatgaaacaaatccaaacgtttacaaacgtcacaaaacaaatccaagcgtttcacctttatagaaatttaagccaaacgtttacaaacgttacgaaacaaaaccataagtttcacctttttagcgatttatgccaaacgtttcacctttttagcaatttaagccaaacgtttacaaacgttacgaaacaaatccaaacgtttcacctttttagcgatttaagccaaacgtttacaaacgttacgaaacaaaaccaaacgtttcccctttttaacgatttaagtcaaacgtttacaaacattacgaaacaaagccaaacgtttacaaacgcaacaaaagaaatccaagcgtttcacctttatagcaatttaagccaaaaagaatgcaaatgttacgtaacaaaaccaaacgtttcccctttttagcgatttaagccaaacttttacaaacattacgaaacaaatccaagcgtttaacctttttagcaatttaagaaaaacgtttactaaagttacgtaacaaaacaaaacgtttcacatttttagcaatttaagccaaacgtttacaaacgctacaaaataaatccaaacatttcacctttttagcgattaaacccaaacatttacaaacgttatgaaacaaatccaaacgtttcaccttttttgctattgaacccaaacatttacaaacgttatgaaaaaaatccaaacgtttcacctttttagtgatttaagccaaacattaacaaacattacgaaacaaaaccaaacgtttcacttttttagcgatttaagccaaacgtttacaaacgttacgaaataataccaaactttaaaaccttacgaaacaaacgttacaaaaaaatcgaaacgtttacaaacgttacgaaacaaaaccaaacgtttcacctttttagcgatttaagcctaacgtttacaaatgttacgaaacaaaaccaaatgtttcatctttttagtgatttaatccaaacgtttacaaacattacgaaataaaaccaaacgtttacaatgatacgaaacaaacgttacgaaacaaatccaaatctttacaaacattatgaaacaaaaccaaacgtctcacatttttagggatttaagccaaacgtttacaaacgttacgaaacaaaaccaaacgtttcacctttttagcgatttaagccatacgtttacaaacgttgcgaatcaaaaccaaacgtttcacctttttagcgatttatgccatacgtttacaaacgttacgaaacaaatccgaatgtttcaccttttttgcgatataagccaaatgttaacaaattaaacgaaacaaatccaaacgtttgacctttttaacgatttaattcaaatattcaaaaacgttacgaaacaaaaccaaacgtttcaccgtttatcgatttattccaaacatttcacctttttagattaagccaaacgtttacaaacgtttcaaaacaaatccaaacgtttcacctttttagcgatttaagccaaacatttataaaggttacaaaacaaatccaaacgtgtcacctttttagcaatttaagcaaaacgtttacaaacgttacgaaacaaagccaaacgtttcacctttttatggatttaagccaaacgtttacaaagggtaggaaacaaaaccaaacgtttcacctttttagcgatttaagccaaacgtttacaaaggttacgaaacaaatccaaacgtgtcacttttttagcaatttaagccaaacgtttacaaacgctacgaaacaaatccaaacgtgtcacttttttagcaatttaagccaaacgtttacaaaagctacgaaacaaatccaaatgttttatctttttagcgatttaggtcaaacgtttacaaacgttgcgaaacaaatacaaacgtttcacatttctagcaatttaagccgaacatttacaaaagttacgaaacaaagccaagcgtttaaaatgttacgaaacaaatcaaacgattcacctttttaaaaatttatgccaaacgtttacaaacgtaacgaaacaaatccaagcgtttcacctttttagaaatttaagccaaacatttacaaacggtacgaaacaaatccaagagtttcacctttttagcaatttaagccaaacgtttacaaacggtacgaaatttcaaacatttcatctttttagcaatttaagccaaacatatacaaacgttacgaaacaaatccaaacgttacgaaacaaatccaaacgttacgaaacaaatccaaccgtttaacttttttagtgatttaaacgaacgtttacaaaagttacgaaataaaaccaaacgtttcacctttttatcgagttaagccaaacgtttgcaaacgttacgaaacaaatccaaacgtttcacctttttagcaatttaagccaaacgtttacaaacgttacgaaacaaatccaagcgtttcaaccttttagcaatttaagccaaacatttacaaacactatgaaacaaaaccaagtgtttcacttttttagcaatttaatccaaacgtttacaaacgttacgaaacaaatccaagtgtttcacctttttagcgatttaagccaaacgtttacaaacgctacaaaagaaatccaaacgtatcccctttttagagatttaagccaaacgtttacaaacgttacgaaacaaatccaaaggtttacaaacattacaaaacaaatccaagcgtttcacctttattgaaatttatgccaaacgtttacaaacgttacaaaataaaaccaaacgtttcacctttttggcgatttaagccaaacatttcccctttttagcaatataagccaaaagtttacaaacattacgaaacaaatccaaacgtttcccctttttagtgatttaagccaaatgtttccaaacgttaccaaacaaatccaaacgtttacaaacgttaagaaacaaatccaagagtttcacctttatagcaatttaagcaaaacgtttacaaacgttttgaaacaaaaccaaacgtttcccctttttagcgatttaagcgaaacgtttacaaacgttacgaaacaaaaccaagtgtttcacctttttagtgatttaagtcaaacctttacaaaacactacgaaacaaaactaagtgtttcacctttttagcaatttaagccgaacgtttacaaacgttacgaaacaaatccaagtgtttcacctttttagagatttaagccaaacgtttacaaacactacaaaataaatcc
This region of Mercurialis annua linkage group LG1-X, ddMerAnnu1.2, whole genome shotgun sequence genomic DNA includes:
- the LOC126668454 gene encoding uncharacterized protein LOC126668454 yields the protein MVICVYVRFVFVTLRLIAVWFDLDRMADQRQTRGRAAMIRDAHEEAHDESSVHIEQHEPSNVTGRGRGRGRPRGRARGQAVEEQEPVQAPGMPQQPNALGFDFNQFLAGVAAMQANQVENQAMRREQLLQQQQRVGANVDRDSVLAYMRLKPTEFDGLGDALDFLMEVERNARRLQADERQSILLVEMSMKGPAKDWFRRIIQPTMNQMAWAEFVNRYREFYLPFSVNESYRDQLLNLRRGNRPVQEYVTEFTRLGRFAPDLMADPARANASFIKGLGPEFISLVSDVNRDLIQLIDSASQMETSLVQFGRIVNSTAPMSTRSDQVGATANTQMWFNPSGFTGPRHKKFKGKSNKPFNTPGASSSGRSSGSSGVLTPYCQNCRRRHYGVCHLAPGACFVCGQPGHYAKQCPMSGAQGSAASVAQPFQQHRRPMFPAASGQGQTGSTFTSQRGRYFGNNRGGGRNGGGRGTVQNSQAEGSQARVFALNPQEAQASNAVVQGIFTIASMDALVLFDPGATHSFVSPSFVIKMGKQPAYLKSPLSVSTPIGEIMDADIVYLSCPVNVQGRELLAYLILLEVLAFDVILGMDWLARHYASVDCREKLVTFNTPGIEMVPIQSEKLKSTTSIISAMKAQRMMRKGCQAFLAIVLDAEKAQGTLQNVPVVMEYPDVFPDELPGLPPDREIEFCIELAPGTKPISIPPYRMAPAELKELKNQLEELLNCGFIRSSVSPWGAPVLFVKKKDGSFRLCIDYRQLNKVTIKNKYPLPRIDDLFDQLQGAKYFSKIDLRSGYHQLKIREDDVLKTAFRTRYGHYEFLVMLFGLTNAPAAFMDLMNRIFKPFLDQFVIVFIDDILIYSRTEEEHAHHLRLVLQKLRAHQLYAKFSKCEFWLEEVAFLGHVVSQSGIKVDQKKIEVVVEWKRPTSLTQKNAKYEWIEKCNNNFQKLKECLTTAPVLALPEGIEGFTVYCDVSRHEVNYPTHDLELAAVIFALKIWRHYLQRRWLELLKDYDCTIQYHPGKANMVADALSRKSAGSLAHVTTEWRRPL